Sequence from the Amphiprion ocellaris isolate individual 3 ecotype Okinawa chromosome 1, ASM2253959v1, whole genome shotgun sequence genome:
atgaCAAAGAAATATACCACAGAACTTTGAaattaatgataaaaatgatttaaaggtagaaaataagataaaagtgcattaaaagtcagGAAAACAGATTGAGCATCTAAGAggaagctgcagtaaacaatctGGTTTTTaggcctgatttaaaagaaCCGACAGTTTGAGCAaactcaggtgttcaggaagtttgttccacatgTAAGGAGCAtaatagctgaatgctgcttcactagtcttggttctggttctgggaacTCACAGTAAACCTGTCTCTGATGACCTGCTTCATATGGAGCTAATAAGTCCAGGATGAATTTTGGTCCAAGGCCATTCAGTGTTTTGTAGACCAGGAGTAAGAGTTTGAACTCTatcctttgactaacaggaagTCAGTGTAATGATTTGAAGACTGGTGTGATACAGTCCAGTTTCCTGGTGTTACTTAAGACTCCGGCTGCAGCTGCTTGATCGGTTTCTTTTTAAGACCTTTAAAGACACCATTACAATAATCTAACCTtctcaaaataaatgcatgaacaagTTTCTCTGCGTCTTCTCTAGATAGGAAACCCTTGATTCTAGTGATGTTCTTCAGGTGGTAACAGGAAGACTCAGTAACAGGTTTTGAGGTTTCTGGCTTGATTTGTAAAACAGTTACATAAATGCTCAGCTTGAGGAAAGAAAACCTGATGGGGACGTTTCCTGTTTCTATTACTGATAATGATGTGCTTGCCGGCTGCCAATGCATGACGATTATTCACaaaatgttcagtttctttgctgttttttctccaACCGTTTGAGAATCACGACTGTTTTTGTCGGCGTCACTGCACCTCTTTAAACGCTCTTTATCAGATGCATCAAAATCTGATGCCtccaaaataatacatttcttgATAACTAAATTATTATCGCAAATGTGCAAATACTGGTCGACTACCAGCTTGAATTAATGATTACTGGTCGACTATTAGAATTTTTAGCTGGGGGCAGTTTTATCTGAAATATAGCGTTAAATTCAAAGTAAAAAGTGAGTCAGTGAGTTGGAGGTTTTGAACAGCTGATGCCGAATATGTAAAAATGGAACAGATGAGGTGATATTTACTTTACTGGAGGTTTGGAGATTCACCTGTCTGCAGAATTTCACACCTGAACCTGCTCAGTGCAGCTGATCCTCCCATtgacatataatttaattactGGAAGTTACAGCCGACGGCAGCTAAATGCAACACTGTTCTTGTAGATTCGCGAATAGAAGAACACAATGTGATCAGTTTTAATTAGCTGTAGCTTAATGAAGCAGATGGGGCTGCTTGTGACAATCCAGGAAAGTTTAGAGGctttttcaagtaattttttttcattcgaATTTTGTGAATGAGTCATGTTTCTGGGTTTCATGTCCTGGTTTTGATCTGtgtattaaaaaagaaaaccgaTCCTGAGTCTGTTCCATCGTTTTCCCGCCTCAGAAactccagtgtttttttttttttttttttttgctgttgggTTTGTGCAGAACAAGTCCGGTCATGTTTcaggtaaaaacacacacaggtatgTTTTTCTGCACTCAGCGACACACCCAGACAGGGAACAAcgttgtgtgttattgtgtgtgtgttattatgtgtgtgtgtgcgtttcgTACTTTCTCGGCCTCCTGGTTGCAGCGCTCCGCCCGGTTCGTGTATTTGCGGACTTCCTCCTGCGACTTGGACGGGTCGGCCTTGGCGTGCGTTTCCCTGGTAACGGCCGTCCACTCCTCCTTCCTGGCCTGATGGTAGCTCTTCTTACTGGACTccaccttcacacacacacagttacacacttTAATATGGAACAAATACAACATTACCCAACTTTATGAAACATTTCCTCATCGTTACCTTTATCGTCTCATAATATAAACATAACTCACTCAACAAGTATAATTAACTTTAAAAGTCTTGACTAATCATGTTATTATCTGACAATAAAGAAAGTTTTCATGAGTTTTAGGCGTAACTTATTGTCAAATGGGGCCGATTACTCAGCTCCATTTaacttcatctacttcctgttACATTTACAGAATCTGTAAATATCTACACCTGAAGAGTAAAAGAAGTATTTTTTCCTGCTTGCTTGTGTATTTATGTCTTTAGTTACAGCTGTTATTACACCTGTTGCACCTTGTGTTGTCACATGGGAATGTTTTCCAAATATGGTCGACACTTCCTGTTAGGCGTCACTTTCAGTGAGTGATTGACAGTTTCATCAAAACATTTtgcaatatatttatatttctggCTTCGTAAGGCTTTTTAGTCAGGATTTAACATAAAAACTCACTGAAATACAGACGACACTACACCTGTAACTGGGTTTATTCAAGCTCTACAGAATCATCTTCACTGAATTATCAGGCAGAATGTGGTGAAGCTCAACTGTCCATCTGTTCTGCAGGTGGTGAAAGATTTTTTTGCCAGCTGACCTCAAAGCTAGACAGAAATTTTTAATACATAAATTACACTTATTAGTAGTATTACTGGTTGCACTATTACTAAACTTTCCCATCCTATTATCcttccaacatgctgtgaacaTTTATTTCAAATCAGGAACATTTGGGTTAAATCTGGACACCAGAATCCGCCCGCCGTCCCTCACCTCCTTCAGCTTTCGGACCCAGGGTTTCTGAGCTTTACGGAAGCCGTCGTCTGCGTCCTTCGTCTCCCTGAATCCTCCCATCATCTGCTTGTGGAAGGCGTCTTTCTGCCAGCCGCGAACCTTCTCGCTGTCTTCTCCCGCCAGACGCTCACGGAGCTCCAGGTGAAGCTCGCTGAGCCGATCGGCCGCCTGCATGAAGGCGTGCCAGGCTTTCTCCAGAGTCCCGTACTGAGGCCCTGAAGGACAGATTTAAACCATCCAGGtcagaataaaactgaaaaaattaacTAATCATCACCGTTAAACTTGTGACAAATCAGTGCTGCAAAGCTTCTCCTTGAAAAAAGTTTTACTGTCATCATATGCAGTGTATAAAGGAATTGAAATGtagaaatatcaataaaattggAATAAATGACTAGTCTGCAGAGTAAAGCTAAAATAATGAACCacttaattgattaattgatctACAGGAAGTGAATCTGAAACTGAGTCATACTGAGTCATACTGTCATTcaattttaagcaaaaatgccaaacatttactatTTATAGTTTCTCAAATGTgagaatttacagttttttggtgTATTTATTTGAGTTGTAGACTCtcagacttaaaaaaaacacatcagaagataaaacaaaaagaatttcTTCTCTACTTTTTTGCAATTTAAAGACAGCGAATTCAAATAATTTCAGTTGCATCCTTATTAGAGAATAATTACTTCAGTATAACTGCCAGTACTACTATTTATTGTTCTATTCCAGCTTTTTCTGAGGTCACTTATTATATTTCAGTCATAGATTGAATCTAAATCTTATTGTTTACTACTTTTCAGGCTGCATTTCTTTTGttatgtcatttgtttttttctgagcaacatcTGGCACAAGAGTTTCCATCAGGATTAATAaaattttatcttatctcatcttaaaaGCTCATACTACAGTATATTATTAATGCTTTATTCCACTGGGATCTCTGCTTTGAACGTATTTTTCATaaagtctttgtgttttgttgttgatgttggtaATTCCAAGAGCTGCTGAACACCTTTCATTATTCTGCactaatgacaataaagacctGTTAGATTCtatcatattttattaaatgtggttctttattGTGATAGGATTTAGGCGGACCTTTCTCCACGACGCCCCTCCACCTCTTGGCCCAGTCGCTCAGCTGTAAAGCGTAGCTCTTTTCTATCTTGGCTCTCTCCTGGAAGCAGCTGACCAGCTCGTTGCACAGCCGGTGGCCGTCGTCGATCCGCTTCACCGTCCTTTTGTAGTTCCCCggctgcaaacaaacacacgaTGAGCGAGGAAACACTGACCTCTGAACAACAAAACCCCGTCAGCGGGTTGGAAAGGCATGTTTTCCCTAAACAAAATCTATAAATCACCATATTTAGACCATTTCTAAGAGCCAGAAACAGTAAAGAAACATCATATTTTCCAAACGTATCACGTGTGATTTATGGTTCAGTCTGAAAAACAACtctaagcttgaaattgtaATGTTTCATAATGATTTCTAAGAAGTGAAATGTCTCATTCATATCCTGGAAAACTACAAATGTGTGCTCCTTGGTACAACCGAAACTGTGATCAACAGTGGCgtaacaaaaattctgagattttcggttgaactgcaggcagtttttggacaaagcagagaaaagacgACAACAGAGAccaagagcaaaataaaacaaactggatcaataaaataaatgcagcaaggCTCAAAAACTGTAAGGaccaagttgttggaagatacatccaGCAAGGGGAAACATCTTCctacagctgatgagctgaCGTTCAAAACTGAacctaaaattgtccaaaatgacaaaaaaactcaaattgttctcaagttattttggacaattcaagtcagtttggacatttttttgtcactttggacaaaatttgagtcattttgaatactTTTATATTATGTTGGAcctgttttaagttattttagactagttgtaagtcattttggacagttttgaggcatttttggatgtttggaCACGTTTAAaatcactttggacaatttgtAGACGAAGGTTAATAGAGGAGCAAACAGTTGGAtttaagaaacttttttctaaaaacgCAGATCTTgtagagtttttaaaaatagtaagtagtaaataagtaagtaaaatatctatagtatgagGAGACattattggtaacacctgtggacacctggataaatgtttttcatgttgaTACAGAAGGAGCTTATAATTGTGATAATTCAAAACTATTTTCATCAcatcttatttaaaaatacacaaaaaataaacgGTTTGAACataacagattctgtaaaaatataaaaattctgtgctccttattgcaaccatgaagccatgagCGACTCAGCTGCGACTGACAGTCACATGATGAAAATTAATGGAAATAAAGTTTTCTCtgcttccacagaggtgcaggactgaATATCACAGTAAGAAGTCAGATGGTGTAATAACTTTTCAGTTTATTGCATATTACCAAACTATCATGGCAGTGCTTTACTGAGCTGTAGCATTTTGGTGGAAAGGTGATTATATATAAGAATATACATAAAGTGAAAGGAGACAGAGGGTCGGTGGAGGAGGACATTTTTTCCAGTTGAAGGCAGCAGTCAGTCATCAGGGATTCATTAAGTCTTtgtctctgtttaaacactgcagaatgaCACCGTTTTGTCCGACTGCTTCCACCTCCTGATCCTCTCACAGCTCCATCAACAAGAATCAGAGTCCAGTATAATCAGCAcgaaatataaaatataaaaaacctTGATTAAATTAATGCAATCTAATATGACAGATACTCAGTCTTAATGAATAAAGCTGCTTAGAGAGATGCTGATGTTTTTAGAGGCTGCAGTTTGTGGTTGACATGTTACATGAACCTGTTgaacagttttttattttaacacatatttttatatattaatcTGTGCTGATTCAACTGCAATGGAATTCATTTCATTCTGTGTGCACTGCTGTAtactgaatgacaataaagtctgtTTAAGTTTCTgttcctgtcatatttttactcacttttctTAGAACCatagttttaaacatttttttttaaaaaccctgcAATCCCTGCATGTACACAGCTTTTTCAAGAGCCGACATGAGTTATCATTATTAGAAAGAAAATGGTGGCCCTACACAACAATTTtacaattaacatttttaatttgttcccATCCTTgtctcctcttttgttttatgtaaacACAGACTGCAGTTCCTCCAAATAGTCTCAGAATTTGGTTAGTTTTGCTCACTAATAGCTTCTTGTTTGCAGCAAAAAACGTAAAATGTTTAGATTTTCACAGAATCTACTTCAGAAAATGGTTagttttgcagatttatttaaaagagacatgtagaataaagacaTTTTGGTGAAACATCACGATTTAAAGCTTgagtttggttaattttcccaaagGAACAtcatgtcacacatgattagttcgaagactgttggaaagttcaaaatctaacaaatattttactttttacagtttctaactctgattaatggtgtaattttggtgatttttaaaagaaaacatgattttcaaacctgctggctgGGTTAAAGTCAGTTTTTTATTGTTCCTGAATCCTCAACATCCATTGGACGATTAGAGCGATCAATAATTATAGTTGGTTGAAGCGGTTTGTTCCAATTGGTAGAAAAAAGACCAGAGAAGGAGGACTTTGGAAAAATTTGTGAGAGACTACCAAATTTATAGAATCTCTTGTGCATATTAAACAAATCTGTTCCTTCTCTCTGCACAAACTTAGAATTTTTTTACACTACAAAGGAAGATCTTTAATGTTTCTTCTTAGAGTTTTCTCCTGAGCTTCAGCTACaacacatttttgcagttttaactcATATTTTACAGACAGATGTATgaacatgttgctgttttacCTCCCAGAAGCTTTCTGAGCTCCCCAGGTCGCTGAGGTCTCCGTTGGAAGACATTTTGGGGTCGGACCTGCAGCACGGAATGATGGCGGCTTCAGAAGAAActgcaaagagagagaaaaaaaacatttattcagtCATTACTCACTGCTGGTTCCACGAGGAAACTCTAATTCAATCAGagcacatgattttttttatcatccgATCAGACTTCCTGAAAGGAGCAGCACAAGATgagatcatttcattttttattccatATTAAAGCTccaaaaatgcagtttctttGTAAAACAGTAGACAGATAATTTGTAAAAGCTGGAAAACTTCATTTAGCAGTGACCAAGAAGGCAAGAAAATAGTGCAAGGATCCTGCTTACAGTTTAATATGATATGAAAAGACTCAAACATGTTCTGAGAattcaacatttaataaaaaatgggaaaaatgaaattacaaagGCACTGTGAAACTGGAAAAAGGTGACTTTTTAAGTTGCATCATGAAGTCGTCTACCTCCCTGACAGCAGTGTTTGTgaattctgtgtcttttttcccgtaataatgtaaaataaatacgaTAAGCAGTTTAAAAACGcaacaaaatgtaattagaGCCACTTCGAcgagtaaaaataaatatttaccaGTTTGTAATATTGAATCAGGGACAGATTTCTGGCTTTTATCAACTGTGGTTTCCAGAATTAAGAAGAAAACCTTTGAAAGTCAACTTTTAAAGGATAAAATTCAGGCTTTTAAAGAATAATTCAACCTGgtgtaatataataatataaaaagcaataaaataaaatttaaaataatgaaaaaagcaataagatgaagttttttttttttttttttaaaggcagttTTGTCATAAGATCTTCACTAAATGGTGAAATGCTCAGATTTTAATCAGTCAACATCCAGTTTGTAACGTCACATCAGAATCAACACTGAAATTTTATAAACTGTGGTTTCCAAAAATAAGAAGAATATCTTTGAAAGtcaattttaaaatgacaaaattctgatttttaaaGCATAATTGAACCTGGTgtgatataataatataaaaagcaataaaataaagtttaaaataatgcaaaaagtaataaaatgaagttaaaaagaGGCAGTTTTCCCATTAGATCTTTTCTAAATGGTGTTTTTAATATTGAATCAGAATCAGGTTTCTGAaatttttcagctgcagtttccaaaattaaagagaaaaactttGAAACTCAACTATTACAGGATAAAATTCAGGTTTATTTCAATCttttatatttaacattaaTGCACCAACTGTGGCTCAGATTCTAGGAAACAAGATGTTGGACTAAACATCAGATATCAGAGGAAAAAGCACGACCTCCCTGCAGgtttacagaaaacatgaatcatttaatgtttgttttcaacatgactgaaattaaacagaaatctACCATCTGGAGCTGACATGTTGCCAAATATACTAGCGGACCAATACCAGCTGCTCTGATCACCTGAACGTTGGTTTGTTTACATGAACGAGGCTCATTTTCTGGAAAGTCTGCAGCTAAATGCAacaacagattaacatcctaaATACTGAAGGCTGAGAACGAACACAGATGGTGTTTGAGCTGCacaaaaatgaaccagaaaacTAAAATGACCACATTTATGTACCTGACAGccagtggagctgcaggtccagattcatttattgtgtttactgAAGACTGTGAAGGGTTGAAGTTTATTAAACTGAGAGAGATTCCCTGAATGAGTTCACATGTTCGACCTAAAAAGCAGATTCTGATAGTTGTACTAACGACAGCAAATATCGACATCGCTATAAAGAAGCTACAACTTCTAAAGCAAgaatatttcacatattttcaccctaaaaacacagaagatCTTTACAATCACCACAGATTCAATTCAGTATCTGGCCAAACATGAAATATGGTCACAAGTTCTGGTTTTGTTGCTGAAACATCCCatgaaaagaacattttggTGTCACAGTGAAACTGACATTTTGGATATTAAATGTCATTACAGcctctttattattattattaggcaTGTGTGAAAAATTGTGCCCTAATTAACATTCAAATTCTTGAGCTACGGTCAAAAATGTGTTGCCTTTGTGTAAAACTTGAATCCCCTGAGAAATCATgtttacagaaacagaacatAAACATAATGCATCCAGTCACAGCTGTTGTCACTGAGGAGATGGCAGTTAAATCTGTTACAGCGTGAAATAGTCTATTTATGCATTGGATATTTTATCTGCCATAATCTTGGCAGCTGATCCACAGTCTCACACATTAAAACATAATTCATACATGGATGAATTCACCCACCGACCTCCTGCAGGGCAATCAGATAAATTTTCTCTGGTAGAAATCCCAGACAGGGTTAGCAAAACGTCTGTCCCCGGCGGCTAATTTCTGTTCACATACagtcaaataaatgttttaaattactcacggacaatttaaaaaaaaaaaaaaaaaaaaaaagatttatggaAAGTTAAAACTAGTTTCCTCATGAACATGGCTTTGTGCAAATCCTCGTTTCAATCAATCTTTACAAAGTTAGTCTGAAACACCAGAACTGACTGGAGGTTCTACTGTCTGCTGATGAGAATCATGTGATTTTACTGAAACATGAAGAGCAGCTTCAGTCAGGAAGATCTCTGCATGTTCAGCATCAAAACTAATCTTTATGTCGGGTTTTTACAGCAAAGAGGAAATCATCactgttaaaattaaaagaattaggaataaaaatgaacagCGTTGTTAATTGGGGATTCATTTACTAAAAGATTTTTGTTAATTAAATGGTCGGAAAAGAGGAAAATTCATAGATTTCAGTCCATTAAAGCAACATAGATCTATTGAATTTACTGTACAGTTTAATGCAGTGGTGTCAAAcctgcggcccgtgggccaaaaccggcccgccagagggtccaatccagcccatgagatgactttgtaaagtgtaaaaattacagagaagacattaactgcaaattgtaaatttgtaaaactgtaaatttaaaataatttccagaacttgacaagctgttttgatcataaagtaaaatactagattgttcattgttcttttgtcgttgtGCGTCTCTAGAATTCCTATTTTCTAGTGATTCTACACTAATAAAACCACaattatgtatattatattCTATTTCTGACATTAAATCTCCCTAAATCCAACAAGCTGAAGGTTTGAGTAAAAGATCTCAGTACATCTTTCATCACTACATTCATACTAACTAACAAGGACTCTTCCTTTTTTGctgcttatttttgttttttcccatcAGCCAACTTGCAGtttaataaaaccacaaataagaaaatgcaTCATTCAACCTGcaagaaacaaactaaacacgATTCACAGCTCTGTAGAGGCGACGGTCAAAAAACTCCACAGAGAAGCTTCACAGTCACAGAAAAAGTCACTTCATATGAACTTTAAGTTCACAGAATGTTATTTGCAGAAAAGTTACCAATTATGAATCAGAATATTAAATCCAGCTGCACTTTCTTTCAGCTGTGCAGTGAATTTGTTGATTTCTCCTGCATCTACTTCTTCTGTGCTGGACTCTGATTGGACAAATCCCTGTTTCAAGGTCACAACTTCCtctgagaggaaaacaagacGCCGCCTCAGACCTGGCTGATTCTGCAGTAAATCAGCTTCTTAAACgaacacacaataaaaacaagaatctGTCTGAATCTcagcattctgtcatttttttaacgcattttttctggcaccctgcAGCAAGACTTAGCTtatgattgatttatttttacagtgaagataaaaatgttgtgtgtttttaattctAACAAGGTGTGAGACACATCAACTGACTGATTTTAAGTGAAAGCTAAATCTAAATTATAAGAGCACGTACTTGTAATTTGTATGAACTAACTGGGCGAGTCTTTAACTCTTTACGGTTTGTTCTGCAGGAGTTATTAGAAGCTTTACAACTGTTTGAATAGTTTCTTTGTGAGACTCTACAAGTCTTCACTTGGCTGTGAGAAGCTCCtggttgtttttcctcctctgctggTTTCACAATGTTCTCCGCTGCTGTAAATAATCACCGACTCCCACTTTAAATCAGCACTGGGAGCCGACTGGAGCTAAATTAGAGGCAATGTCGAGCCTCGGTGAGATCTACAGGGAACAAAGTGGGAGTTCTGCAACAAcagactgcactgtaaaaaacacaaaaaaggaaaaacacttgTACAAAAGACtgtgaaaaatcacaacaaaaattcaaacaaactcTGGAATACTGTAATGCtccaaaactgtttaaaaaataaaggtgaaaGTCATTACAAATACTGGTaactcatttaaatacagtaaagctgtacattataaaagaagaaaataatatttgaaaaaaatctagattttcgATGTGGACCATATTAAACCTGtgtattttaaactaaattcgaaaattaatatttttctattttttttttttacaaagtattatctgtaatttaacaatgcagggaaaatgtgtaaaataacagctcAAAAACTAGCCTTTTTCTGTTCTTAATGTATATGACtttcctttcaaataacagcatatatttgtaaaataatgtcatttttagcagattttaaatacaataaaactgtaattttacagtcaaacaatgtaaaacaacaaatgactatttgtaaaaatatagatttttaattaGGCGTTATTAACAGTTTTGGACTTATatagtgaaaatgaaaaattattatttttattatatgattttatttgatattaactgtaatttagaaaaaatgttttaatatattGCAGttccaaaattacatatttgtaTTTGCTGGACCAGCAGGACTCAGTGCCCAACATGAATAAGAAGGATCAGGTGTGTCTCCTCTCTGGGTGTGTTGTGTCTGAGGAGACAATTGACGCTCAAAGATTATCTGAGAGTGACACTGAGCAGCACAACATCACACCTCAGGACGGATAATCCACGGCAGCGCTGAGCTCCAATATCCACCAGTTCAGACTGAAGCTCACAGGAGGAAACGCTGCAGTGTGCATGAGAAATGAGTGAGTGTGCatgagaaatgtgtgtgtgtgtcacaggtGAGTGTCAATGTGCCAACAGCAGCACAGGCATCTACCACCAGCATGCTCCAACATGAGTGACTATGAGAAACTGACTTCACCGTTCATCGCTAATTACTGCTGGAACAGACGTTTAACCACAACACTGTTACAACTGAGACAAACCAAAAAATGGTTACAGCTGCAACAAACCGACAATagttacagcagcaacaacactgATTCAactgcaacaaacaaaaaaaactgttacagctgcaacaagaaaagcattcagagagcgtagtactccgccaaggctgtacattcccccatatggcattgtcagaaatgcagtttttgtttattggttattgatgatcagaaatcatgctaccatagaatgtgtccatttaatatagatgtacccacaaacaaaatgaccttgcactgagcacagcagtgtgttatacatgtgtacgttatgtacggataccgaatcacgtgatctaaatatgttgCATGCagtgggaactgatgggactcagaaacacccccacaaattaaataattgttccttgtatcgttTCTGatagataagtcctgataagtccacagcggtggatttgtagtaggatcacaatcatgtgatcgtcagcaggcagatgatgtaatgttcacttgttgtcgtGGTTACAgcgatgccgtgctgctatcttgcaatgatacagaaatctgtaacaagtccgtggatccagactataagccacatcactgccaaaatataatcacttggtccttgtgtcatttctgaccttccatgaaaatttcatccaaatccgttagtccgtttttgagtaatgttgctaacagacagacaaaccaacgccaatcctcacataactccaccgtgttccttggcagagtaatgaacCAACAACACACTTACAGCTGCAAAcatatttttccagtattgtaACACCTTTGGAGAAATGTTTGACATGTTGATTTcatgatttttccttttttgtacaATGAATAAACGGAGAAACTTCTTTTGTCTCTAAATTCTCTTTCCTTCTAGCCAtgcttgttctgtttccatagagctgcaggactttatattgcagtgaaaaatgagcctagcCAGTGAAattgtgacagaagcaaaagctgaaagaaactacttggagttcagagtgttgaacacaaaactgacaacaTTTGTGTCTCTAAAATATCTACAAAACTAAGCTGGTCTCCAAGTAAACACAGCTGCTGACTGCTGGGTTACAGTGTCAAAAAGAAACGAAGGATTCTGACCAGCTCAGAGACATATTCTGCTTTAGCTGGGAGTTAGTAGTTTAATGAAACAGGTCATGTGAGGTAAAACTTTCAGTTTTGATTTAGTGAACATGCTGCAGAAGAACACgtgttttctcagtaaaccAGCATTCAGATGCCGACGAACGTGAGAGGTGCAGCTGAATCTGGGTGTGGTTCGCTGAAAACAAGTAGGTTCGGCTGCTCACTCTTATTATTACAGTATTAAGTCTGGAGGTGTGCAGGCGAAAATCAACAGAAACCTTATGCAACGTGTTCTTTC
This genomic interval carries:
- the pacsin3 gene encoding protein kinase C and casein kinase substrate in neurons protein 3 isoform X2; the protein is MSSNGDLSDLGSSESFWEPGNYKRTVKRIDDGHRLCNELVSCFQERAKIEKSYALQLSDWAKRWRGVVEKGPQYGTLEKAWHAFMQAADRLSELHLELRERLAGEDSEKVRGWQKDAFHKQMMGGFRETKDADDGFRKAQKPWVRKLKEVESSKKSYHQARKEEWTAVTRETHAKADPSKSQEEVRKYTNRAERCNQEAEKAKERYQKALEELNRCNPRYMEDMEQVFDLTQEAERKRLRFFRDVLLDIHTHLDLSSKDSFSDLHRDLGQTIRAANDTEDLRWWRNTHGPGMSMNWPQFEEWSPEASRSISRKERSGHSEDNVVTLTNIVSSGGGDAPPSPITVDTNRVKDYSSDWSDDESPKKALAVNGVGEAEDEEEQQARSC